The region GGGGCAAGCGCGGCCAGCGCCTGCTCCAGCGCGCGTTCGTCGTCGACCACACGCTGGCCCAGCCCGCCGACGCCGCCCGTATCCTTCAGCCGCACCGGTCCGAGCACGAGCAGGCGCCGCGCCGCGATGCGCGCATCGTCGACGCTGAACGCGGTGAAACCCGGCAGCGTGGCGCCCACCGCGCGTCGCACAAAGGCCTCGGACCAGCCCCGCGGCGCCGCTGCGCCAGGCTCGACCAGGCCATGCGTGATGGCCTTGGTGGCGACGAACGCGTACGGCACCACGCCGCCGAAGAGATCGTCCAGGCCCTGCACGCCCAGGCGTGTCGCCAGCTCGCGGCCGACCAGGCTCTGCGCCGGTACCAGGTAAGGCGGCGGACCTCCTGCGGAGGGCGGCGCGTAGCCGCCGGCGTACGGCAGGCCCGCAATCTCGGCTACCTTGCGGGCGATATTGGCAAGGGTCATGCCATGGTGGCTGTCGGCCTGGCCCAGGGTTTCACAGCCGTAGGCCATCACCGCCCGGGCGCGCTGCCGCCCGGCTGCGCGATCTGCTGCCGGCAGCGCCGGTTTGCGCCTGTCTGGGCTGCCTGATGCGGTCACGGGCTGGCTCCTGTCTCGGTTGTTGGCAGGGGTCTTGCGCAAGACGCACGGCCTGCGGGCTACGAGGCTGCCGGGGCGGACGCCGCGGGCGCGGTGCCGGCATCGCCGGCAGGCGGTTCCGGCGGGCGTCCGCGCGAGGCCCGCGCCTGGCGCTTGGCGGCGTGGTTCTCGCGCGCCTCGTCAAGCGAATGGCTGCTCTTGATGCCGTCTTCCTTGTCGGCCAGCTCGGCCAGCTGGCGGTAGAAGATCACCAGCTGGCGCAGCTCTTCTTCATCGAGGTCTTCGATCGACACCAGCATGTTGCTGGCTTCGCGGTGCGAGGCGAGCAGCTCGTTGAGCTTCAGGTGGACCGCTACGGCGTCCTTGTTCTGGCTCTGCTGGATCAGGAACACCATCAGGAAGGTGACGATGGTGGTGCCGGTATTGATGACCAGCTGCCACGTTTCGGAGTAGCCGAACATCGGGCCGGTGAGGGCCCACGCCACCACCACGCCCACGGCGAGCACGAAGGCGGTCGGCGACCCGGCATGGCGCGTGGCGCCGCCGGCAAAGCGGTCGAACAGGTGCAGCACGGTGGCACGCTTGCCGGCGCCTGGCCGAGAGCCAACGCCGGGCAGGATT is a window of Cupriavidus taiwanensis LMG 19424 DNA encoding:
- a CDS encoding low affinity iron permease family protein, whose product is MRKSSPILPGVGSRPGAGKRATVLHLFDRFAGGATRHAGSPTAFVLAVGVVVAWALTGPMFGYSETWQLVINTGTTIVTFLMVFLIQQSQNKDAVAVHLKLNELLASHREASNMLVSIEDLDEEELRQLVIFYRQLAELADKEDGIKSSHSLDEARENHAAKRQARASRGRPPEPPAGDAGTAPAASAPAAS